The following proteins are encoded in a genomic region of Candidatus Thorarchaeota archaeon:
- a CDS encoding succinylglutamate desuccinylase/aspartoacylase family protein: MVEAKVQAIDIDPKTGSTIGFYTFGDDRPNVLLLSGMDGSSASCVYATYLVLKHLESLKRVDGSVTILPVANPLAFRLGTMVSPLDSKNLNSVFPGDEYGTITQRIAWEIWRRASKAEYVLNVQTGTQHCLSYVKAMHREYIHVRNLISQISLPIVVQSDGKRGSLTTEAAHDGVPVATIEMRGNAQEIEPQAAVEVREAILNFLRIKDMIPGDSMEVSNTLTGRLQHVNVEDEGFFVPNCSLGDSVRPGDIIGKVEDKDEVTTRYEGQVVSLSRMNYVFEGDIVARVALPLVSQSETEKSNQSSKYRRKW, from the coding sequence ATGGTTGAAGCGAAGGTTCAGGCTATTGACATAGATCCAAAAACGGGTTCCACTATTGGTTTCTATACTTTTGGTGATGATAGACCCAATGTGTTACTTTTGTCAGGTATGGATGGATCGTCTGCAAGCTGTGTCTATGCCACCTACCTTGTATTGAAGCATCTTGAAAGCCTGAAGCGAGTAGATGGTTCTGTGACTATCCTACCGGTGGCAAATCCTCTTGCATTCCGATTAGGTACTATGGTATCACCTTTGGATTCGAAGAACTTGAATTCTGTGTTTCCAGGAGACGAATATGGCACAATAACACAAAGAATCGCTTGGGAAATATGGAGAAGAGCTTCCAAAGCAGAATACGTGCTGAACGTGCAGACAGGAACCCAGCACTGCTTGAGTTACGTGAAGGCAATGCACCGAGAGTATATTCATGTAAGGAACCTTATTTCGCAGATTTCTTTGCCCATTGTTGTTCAGAGTGACGGTAAGCGGGGATCTCTAACCACAGAAGCAGCACATGATGGTGTTCCTGTAGCAACCATAGAGATGAGAGGAAATGCACAAGAAATCGAGCCACAGGCTGCTGTTGAGGTGCGTGAGGCGATTCTGAACTTCCTTCGGATCAAGGATATGATTCCAGGAGATTCGATGGAAGTATCGAACACGCTGACGGGTAGATTACAACATGTGAATGTTGAAGATGAGGGGTTCTTCGTACCTAATTGTAGCCTAGGTGACTCAGTACGACCTGGTGATATCATCGGAAAAGTTGAAGATAAAGACGAAGTAACAACCCGCTATGAAGGTCAGGTTGTTTCCCTTAGTAGAATGAACTACGTCTTTGAAGGAGATATCGTCGCTCGTGTGGCCTTGCCGCTTGTAAGCCAATCCGAAACAGAAAAGAGCAACCAATCCTCGAAGTACAGAAGGAAATGGTAG
- the leuS gene encoding leucine--tRNA ligase, which translates to MSDYTKIETKWQQRWEDDGIFEVDPDPSKPKFFMTVPYPYTNGALHIGHGRTYTVGDLIARYKRMKGYNVLFPMASHMTGTPILGMCERIKEGDSDAIEQYKRDLRLYLDSEEEVEEQIQEFTDPWTTAKFFADVIHKDFKRLGYGIDWRRKFTTGDDIYNKFVTWQYHKLMDEGYIRKGSHPLLYCPNCGNPVGEDDLLEGETAKIKEFTAIKFGFEDGYLVPATLRPETVFGVTNMWINPNATYVWAKVDGEKWVVSKAAAEKMKLQDKEIEIIETFPGSEIVGKDAKAVHDEHDIPILPADFVDPTNATGVVYSVPGHAPFDYVALKDLWENPSSLEEYGISAEDIRAVEPISMIEIEGYGELPAKDAVEKHGIESQKEAEHLEEVTQEVYKAEFYDGIMKDNCAQFSGRPIKEVKEDVIEWMKSNNRADVFYEPDQRPVVCKCGTDVQVAVLAGQWFLDYESPGWKKQARKALNEMCILPETFRNLFEATFDWLAQRPCARKRGIGTELPFDDEWIIEALSDSTIYMAFYTIVNIIKEEELDAEQLTVAFFDYVYLGEGDKEEVSEETGVPVELLDSMREEFLYWYPNDQRHTAPSHISNHLSFAIFHHVAVFPEKHWLQCISLNEHVIMEGARMSKSKGNVIPLVEIPKKYGADVFRIYAISAAEPGSLMDWREGDVPAVKNRLRQFMTIIERFGGAEPVEFENTEALTTPTRWLLSKVNSAAANCGEFIDNLKLRDYAIRVTSDMIRTVNEYLNRSEVPSEERDDVMAYVADIWVRLIAPLAPHAAEEIWEKMGHDDYISLASWPEADANLIDPGAEQAHEIVQRAIDDVEEIMKLLKDETPERVHVYVSPKWKFDALDSVEKADLPIVTGKIMGHLMSQEQFREHGSDVKNLVDRILKENGVWDYSDDAEQELAVFNDAEDYMSAALDLEVHVHDAADPGYDPKNKAKFALPGRPSLYLE; encoded by the coding sequence TTGAGTGATTACACTAAGATTGAGACAAAATGGCAACAACGTTGGGAAGATGATGGTATCTTTGAGGTCGACCCCGACCCGTCGAAGCCGAAGTTCTTCATGACCGTGCCGTATCCATATACAAATGGAGCACTGCATATCGGGCACGGTCGAACATATACCGTGGGAGATCTTATCGCTCGTTACAAGCGGATGAAGGGCTACAACGTTCTGTTTCCCATGGCGTCTCACATGACTGGCACCCCGATTCTAGGGATGTGTGAGCGAATCAAAGAAGGCGATTCAGATGCTATAGAACAATACAAGCGAGACTTGCGGCTCTATCTGGACTCGGAAGAAGAGGTAGAAGAACAGATTCAGGAATTCACAGATCCGTGGACTACCGCGAAATTCTTCGCTGATGTTATACACAAGGACTTCAAACGGCTTGGATACGGAATTGACTGGCGACGAAAGTTCACCACTGGTGATGATATCTACAACAAGTTCGTCACTTGGCAGTACCACAAGCTGATGGACGAAGGATACATCCGCAAGGGCTCCCATCCCCTCCTTTATTGCCCAAATTGTGGTAATCCTGTAGGCGAGGATGACCTACTGGAAGGGGAAACTGCCAAGATTAAGGAATTTACGGCTATCAAATTCGGTTTCGAGGATGGTTATCTGGTACCTGCCACGCTGCGGCCAGAGACTGTATTTGGTGTCACAAACATGTGGATTAATCCAAATGCCACCTATGTCTGGGCGAAAGTTGATGGTGAGAAATGGGTTGTGTCCAAAGCTGCCGCTGAGAAGATGAAACTGCAAGACAAGGAAATTGAGATAATCGAGACTTTCCCTGGTTCAGAAATCGTTGGCAAGGATGCAAAAGCGGTTCATGACGAGCATGATATTCCAATTCTTCCTGCTGATTTTGTTGATCCAACTAACGCAACAGGAGTTGTTTATTCTGTTCCAGGTCACGCTCCTTTTGACTATGTTGCGCTGAAAGATTTGTGGGAGAACCCATCCAGTCTAGAAGAATATGGAATCAGTGCTGAAGATATTCGCGCTGTTGAACCTATCAGCATGATTGAGATAGAGGGATATGGTGAATTACCCGCAAAGGACGCTGTTGAGAAACATGGTATCGAATCTCAGAAGGAGGCAGAGCATCTAGAGGAGGTTACACAGGAGGTCTACAAGGCCGAGTTCTATGATGGTATCATGAAAGACAACTGCGCACAGTTTTCAGGCCGCCCTATCAAGGAAGTAAAAGAAGATGTCATCGAGTGGATGAAGTCCAACAACAGAGCTGATGTATTCTACGAACCAGATCAACGTCCTGTTGTTTGCAAATGCGGTACAGACGTTCAAGTGGCTGTCTTGGCTGGTCAGTGGTTCTTGGATTATGAGAGCCCCGGCTGGAAGAAGCAAGCCCGGAAAGCACTGAACGAGATGTGTATTCTCCCTGAAACCTTCAGGAATCTGTTTGAAGCTACCTTTGACTGGCTTGCTCAGCGTCCATGTGCTAGAAAGCGGGGTATAGGCACCGAGCTGCCCTTCGATGATGAGTGGATAATCGAAGCACTGTCTGATTCTACCATCTACATGGCATTCTATACCATTGTCAACATTATCAAAGAGGAAGAGCTGGACGCAGAGCAATTGACAGTGGCTTTCTTTGACTACGTCTATCTTGGTGAAGGCGATAAGGAAGAAGTGTCCGAAGAAACAGGTGTGCCCGTTGAGCTTCTGGATTCCATGCGTGAGGAGTTCCTCTACTGGTATCCCAATGATCAGCGACACACAGCACCCTCTCATATTTCAAACCACCTGAGTTTCGCCATATTCCATCATGTGGCTGTATTTCCTGAGAAACATTGGCTGCAATGTATCAGCTTGAACGAGCATGTCATTATGGAAGGGGCCAGGATGTCCAAAAGCAAGGGCAATGTCATACCATTGGTCGAGATTCCAAAGAAATATGGTGCAGATGTATTTCGTATCTATGCTATCTCTGCAGCAGAACCAGGTAGCCTGATGGACTGGCGCGAAGGCGATGTTCCTGCTGTCAAGAATCGACTGCGGCAGTTCATGACTATCATAGAACGCTTCGGTGGTGCAGAACCCGTCGAGTTTGAGAATACAGAAGCCTTGACCACACCAACACGATGGTTGCTTTCCAAGGTCAATTCTGCGGCCGCGAATTGCGGCGAGTTCATTGACAATCTCAAACTGAGAGACTATGCTATCCGTGTGACCTCTGATATGATTCGGACCGTCAATGAGTACTTGAATCGGTCAGAGGTACCATCCGAAGAACGTGATGACGTGATGGCGTATGTAGCTGATATCTGGGTCCGATTGATTGCACCTCTTGCTCCGCATGCGGCTGAAGAAATATGGGAGAAAATGGGGCACGATGATTACATATCACTTGCTTCTTGGCCAGAAGCTGATGCCAATCTCATTGACCCGGGAGCTGAGCAGGCTCACGAAATTGTGCAACGAGCCATTGATGATGTAGAGGAAATCATGAAACTGCTCAAGGACGAAACTCCTGAGCGGGTCCATGTATATGTGTCCCCTAAGTGGAAATTTGATGCGCTTGATAGCGTTGAGAAAGCAGACTTGCCGATTGTAACCGGCAAGATTATGGGCCACTTGATGTCACAGGAGCAATTCCGAGAACACGGTAGCGATGTCAAAAACCTTGTCGACAGAATCCTGAAAGAAAACGGTGTTTGGGACTACTCAGACGATGCCGAACAGGAGCTGGCTGTATTCAACGATGCTGAAGATTACATGAGTGCCGCCTTGGACCTAGAAGTCCATGTTCATGATGCAGCAGACCCTGGATACGATCCAAAAAACAAAGCGAAATTTGCCTTGCCAGGACGACCCTCCCTCTACTTGGAATAA